A single Mustelus asterias chromosome 4, sMusAst1.hap1.1, whole genome shotgun sequence DNA region contains:
- the mc1r gene encoding melanocyte-stimulating hormone receptor has translation MNVTSLTPLGTLPKDISSYWLPKSSNRSYNASTLKCEQINIPEEIFLTLGIVSLVENILVIVAIIRNRNLHSPMHYFICCLAVADMLVSLSNVIETIVLILMAREVLIVQNHILKQIDNLIDVMICSSMVSSLSFLGAIAADRYVTIFYALRYHTIMTTRRSIIIIAGIWVVSSISSILFIVYSDNSAVIICLISFFFLMLVIMGALYLHMFALARIHAKKITAQNKNRAGHQATNMKGAITLTILLGLFLICWSPFFLHLLLIIICPKNPYCLCFTFHFNMFLILIICNSVIDPIIYAFRSQELRKTLKELISCSW, from the coding sequence ATGAACGTCACAAGTTTAACTCCTCTTGGAACGCTGCCAAAGGACATTTCATCCTACTGGTTGCCAAAGAGTTCCAACCGTTCCTACAATGCATCCACTTTAAAGTGTGAACAGATCAATATTCCAGAAGAGATTTTCTTAACACTTGGGATTGTGAGTTTGGTGGAAAATATTCTGGTTATTGTGGCGATTATTAGAAACCGAAATTTGCATTCTCCAATGCATTATTTCATCTGTTGTCTGGCTGTGGCAGATATGTTGGTCAGTTTAAGCAATGTGATAGAAACCATTGTTCTCATTCTAATGGCGAGAGAAGTCCTGATTGTACAGAACCACATCCTTAAGCAAATAGACAACCTAATAGACGTGATGATCTGTAGCTCAATGGTATCCTCACTCTCCTTCCTGGGTGCCATTGCTGCTGACAGGTATGTCACTATATTCTATGCCTTACGATATCACACCATCATGACAACTCGACGGTCTATCATCATCATTGCCGGAATCTGGGTCGTGAGCAGCATCTCAAGTATCTTGTTCATCGTCTACTCAGACAACAGTGCAGTTATCATCTGCCTTATTTCCTTCTTCTTTTTGATGTTGGTTATCATGGGCGCCTTGTATCTCCATATGTTTGCTCTCGCTCGAATTCATGCCAAGAAGATCACGGCCCAAAACAAGAACCGAGCTGGTCACCAGGCCACCAACATGAAAGGAGCTATTACACTGACAATACTGCTGGGACTCTTCCTCATCTGCTGGAGTCCTTTCTTCCTTCACCTCCTCCTCATTATCATCTGTCCTAAGAACCCCTATTGTCTTTGTTTCACTTTCCATTTCAACATGTTCCTGATACTCATCATTTGCAATTCAGTCATCGACCCAATTATCTATGCCTTCAGAAGCCAGGAGCTCCGCAAAACCTTAAAGGAACttatttcctgttcttggtaG